TCTCAGCCTCCAGGGCCATCACCCTGGATAAAGAGAACTCATTTTTGTGCATTCCGAAACCAGCTATCACTAATTTGCCGATAAAGGGCAGCAGTTCTAAAGCGATTTCCTGCCCCGCCGCGGTGCCTGTCCACTCAAAAATCTTCCACCCGTAATGGGAAGGCAATCCCTTACTCCTGCAGTAGGCATAGAACTCATCGCGTACATTCTTAGCTGTCTTGTTCTGGCTGCTAATAACATGAGTTGCGCCGAACTTAAGCGCCCTCTGAAGTTTTTCCTGATTGCGGGCGATGCCAATAATCTCTTGGGCACCCATTGCCGCACAGATCTGAGTAGCATAAACGCCAGCCCCTCCCGTGGCGCCGACGACGATTACCAGGTCTCCCAACTTCACATCTGCCCTTTTAGCCGCTTGATAGGCAGAAGCAACGGCATCAGCAACTACCGCGAGATGAGAAAGCGCTATTCCCTTCCTTTCTTTAATGTAACATAAGTCTTCCGAAGGTACGGCGATATGACTGGAGTTGCCACCATAAATACCCATGCTGTAGCCTGGTATTTTTGCCGCTAGGCATCGGTTCCCCCTCCCAGCTTTACAGATGGAACAGTTGTTGCACGGCATCGTGGGGGGAATGATAACCTCTTTACCCACGAGTTTGGCATCGCCGGCGACAATAGTACCGCTAATCTCATGCCCTAATGT
Above is a window of Peptococcaceae bacterium DNA encoding:
- the had gene encoding 6-hydroxycyclohex-1-ene-1-carbonyl-CoA dehydrogenase, producing MMTKVPSKIETWQMVSLGKMEKATIDVPKLKPGEVLVEIAGCGICSLDHNVFYGKVPTVTVTPRTLGHEISGTIVAGDAKLVGKEVIIPPTMPCNNCSICKAGRGNRCLAAKIPGYSMGIYGGNSSHIAVPSEDLCYIKERKGIALSHLAVVADAVASAYQAAKRADVKLGDLVIVVGATGGAGVYATQICAAMGAQEIIGIARNQEKLQRALKFGATHVISSQNKTAKNVRDEFYAYCRSKGLPSHYGWKIFEWTGTAAGQEIALELLPFIGKLVIAGFGMHKNEFSLSRVMALEAEIIGTWACLPKYYPDVLNMVLSGKIQIEPFIKTMPMSRIKEAYEEAHKGGLRQRIVLTPDF